One genomic window of Onychostoma macrolepis isolate SWU-2019 chromosome 25, ASM1243209v1, whole genome shotgun sequence includes the following:
- the etfbkmt gene encoding electron transfer flavoprotein beta subunit lysine methyltransferase has product MYRGIILCFRGQGTLNAFQRGTCCLMRRYVRSVRSEDDIKNFIADNTEIVSSQSLTPEISLRLFTPTCRFWTERPELWPFPDPFWAIYWPGGQALSRYLLNNPEVSGGRKVLDLGCGCGASAIAAKLTGASHVVANDIDPIAAIATKMNCELNNLDPLPCVTDNMISSKPDDWDLILLGDMFYDEDLADRLHKWLQTCITTRGTQVLIGDPGRAQFESHDIRKLLHKLAHFELPDSVKEENYGLTNSTVWCYNYKPDL; this is encoded by the exons ATGTACAGAGGAATAATCCTGTGTTTCCGCGGTCAGGGAACTTTAAACGCATTTCAAAGAGGAACGTGTTGTTTAATGCGTCGATACGTGAGAAGCGTCAGATCAGAGGATGATATAAAGAACTTCATTGCAGACAACACAGAAATAGTGAGCTCCCAAAGTTTAACCCCAGAGATTTCTTTAAGACTCTTCACCCCCACCTGCCGGTTCTGGACGGAGAGACCTGAATTATGGCCTTTCCCTGATCCGTTCTGGGCAATATATTGGCCCGGTGGACAGGCGCTGTCTAG GTATCTGTTAAATAACCCCGAGGTGTCTGGAGGCAGAAAGGTGCTGGATCTCGGCTGTGGTTGTGGAGCATCAGCCATTGCTGCCAAACTCACTGGAGCTTCTCATGTTGTTGCCAATGACATTGATCCAA ttgCTGCCATTGCCACAAAAATGAACTGTGAACTGAACAATCTGGACCCTTTACCTTGTGTGACAGACAACATGATCAGCTCAAAACCTGATGACTGGGACCTCATTCTTCTCGGAGACATGTTCTATGATGAAGATCTGGCTGATCGTCTGCATAAGTGGCTCCAGACATGCATAACCACACGTGGAACACAAGTGCTTATTGGTGACCCGGGACGGGCTCAATTTGAAAGCCATGACATCagaaaattattacataaaCTGGCTCACTTTGAGCTGCCCGACTCAGTCAAAGAGGAGAACTATGGACTAACAAATAGTACAGTGTGGTGCTACAACTACAAGCCTGATCTATAA
- the amn1 gene encoding protein AMN1 homolog, translated as MATIDSLMSLCAFSVAQRAERYEEIRMLPAAVKDRLLRIMMSYGTVTDSNISQLVHNGTHTLDLQNCKVSDSALQQIHCLQLRTILLRGCADITSEGLEVLASRCPYLQVVDLTGCTAVTDSGVQALAQHCKCLEVISLRGCAALSDRALLELGENCRMLHSIYFSGTEVTDQGVLGLATGVCSHSLKELQMIRCRNLTDVAVTAVLANCANIRIFNFHGCPLITDKSREALQNFIGPNKIQQVSWTVY; from the exons ATGGCTACCATAGATTCTCTTATGAGCTT GTGCGCTTTTAGTGTTGCTCAGCGCGCTGAGAGGTATGAGGAGATCAGGATGTTGCCTGCTGCCGTTAAAGACAGATTATTGCGAATAATGATGTCTTACGGCACGGTCACCGACTCCAACATCAGCCAG CTCGTGCACAACGGAACCCACACACTGGATCTGCAGAACTGCAAGGTGTCAGACTCTGCGCTTCAACAAATCCACTGCCTACAGCTGAGGACAATACTGTTAAGAGGCTGTGCAGATATCACCTCTGAGG GTCTAGAGGTGCTGGCATCCCGGTGCCCTTATCTTCAGGTCGTTGATCTCACGGGCTGCACGGCTGTGACAGACTCAGGGGTTCAGGCTCTGGCGCAACACTGCAAATGTTTGGAAGTGATTTCCCTGCGTGGCTGCGCTGCTCTCAGTGACAGAGCCCTGCTGGAGCTGGGAGAGAACTGCAGGATGCTGCACAGCATTTACTTCTCTGGGACAGAG GTAACTGATCAAGGGGTCCTTGGACTTGCAACTGGAGTTTGTTCACACAGCCTAAAG GAGTTGCAGATGATACGATGTCGCAATTTGACTGATGTGGCTGTGACTGCTGTTCTTGCAAACTGCGCCAACATCAGAATTTTCAATTTCCATGGATGTCCCCTGATTACAG ATAAATCAAGGGAGGCGCTCCAAAACTTTATTGGTCCCAACAAGATTCAACAAGTGTCTTGGACTGTGTACTGA